One Phragmites australis chromosome 23, lpPhrAust1.1, whole genome shotgun sequence DNA window includes the following coding sequences:
- the LOC133906213 gene encoding glycine-rich RNA-binding, abscisic acid-inducible protein-like isoform X1 gives MAGSDVEYRCFVGGLAWATNDDSLHAAFSPFGEVLESKIIQDRETGRSRGFGFVTFSNEQAMRDAIEGMNGKELDGRSITVNEAQSRGGRSGGGGGGYGGSREGGGGYGGGGGYGGGYGGGGGYGGRREGGYGGGGGYGGSRGGYGNSDGNWRS, from the exons atGGCGGGGTCGGATGTTGAGTACCGCTGCTTCGTGGGCGGCCTTGCCTGGGCCACCAACGACGACTCCCTCCATGCCGCCTTCAGCCCCTTCGGCGAGGTCCTGGAGTCCAAG ATCATCCAAGATCGTGAGACTGGGAGGTCGCGCGGGTTCGGCTTCGTCACCTTCTCGAACGAGCAGGCGATGCGCGATGCCATCGAGGGGATGAACGGCAAGGAGCTGGACGGCCGCAGTATCACCGTCAACGAAGCCCAGTCACGTGGCGGccgctccggcggcggcggcggcggctacggCGGGAGCCGCGAGGGCGGTGGAGGCTACGGCGGTGGTGGAGGCTACGGCGGTGGCTACGGCGGTGGTGGAGGCTACGGCGGGCGCCGCGAGGGCGggtacggcggcggcggcgggtacgGCGGCAGTCGCGGCGGGTACGGCAACTCCGACGGGAACTGGAGGAGCTGA
- the LOC133906213 gene encoding glycine-rich RNA-binding, abscisic acid-inducible protein-like isoform X2, with translation MAGSDVEYRCFVGGLAWATNDDSLHAAFSPFGEVLESKIIQDRETGRSRGFGFVTFSNEQAMRDAIEGMNGKELDGRSITVNEAQSRGGRSGGGGYGGGGGYGGGYGGGGGYGGRREGGYGGGGGYGGSRGGYGNSDGNWRS, from the exons atGGCGGGGTCGGATGTTGAGTACCGCTGCTTCGTGGGCGGCCTTGCCTGGGCCACCAACGACGACTCCCTCCATGCCGCCTTCAGCCCCTTCGGCGAGGTCCTGGAGTCCAAG ATCATCCAAGATCGTGAGACTGGGAGGTCGCGCGGGTTCGGCTTCGTCACCTTCTCGAACGAGCAGGCGATGCGCGATGCCATCGAGGGGATGAACGGCAAGGAGCTGGACGGCCGCAGTATCACCGTCAACGAAGCCCAGTCACGTGGCGGccgctccggcggcggcg GCTACGGCGGTGGTGGAGGCTACGGCGGTGGCTACGGCGGTGGTGGAGGCTACGGCGGGCGCCGCGAGGGCGggtacggcggcggcggcgggtacgGCGGCAGTCGCGGCGGGTACGGCAACTCCGACGGGAACTGGAGGAGCTGA